The genome window GATCGATCGCCCATAATACAATTGCCGGGGCCCGTTTGTGAGATTGGAGATTGTTGGCAGGTATATTTGGTGAGGGGAACCCCTACAGGAATCAGGGTAATCGACCGGACATGATATTAAAATTGGTAGCAGCTAATAGGTAATAGGTCAGCCCAATCGGTGTATTCAACTTTAGAGAAAAAGTACCAGCGCCTGCAAAAAGACTTAATGGGCGGAGTCCTAGCCCTTGGGGGCATTGTATGCACGGGTACTCTCTGGTATTGGCAGGTGGAAAAATGGCCTTTGCTCGATGCCGCTTACATGACAGTATTTACCCTAGCAACTGTCGGCTACGGTGAACTTCACCCCCTCGGTCAACGCGGGCGAATGTTTACCATATGCCTGATTTTGATGGGCGTTATTGTGATAGGTTTCATCGTCAACCGCTTTACAGAAGCGCTGATTCAAGGATATTTTCAAGAAGGAGCAAGAATTAGGCAGCAGCGGCGTTTGGTAGATTCTTTAATCGGGCATTACATTCTCTGCGGTTTTGGGCGCACTGGGCGTCAGATTGCTTTGGAATTTCAGGCAGAAAATATCCCTTTTGTGGTGATTGATTCGGCGGTGCCGTCGGTTGAGGCAGCTTTGGCGCTGGGGTACACGGCTGTCCAAGGAGACGCGACTCTGGACGAAACGTTGCTGAATGTCGGGATCGATCGCGCAATTTGCATAGTAGCAGCTTTGCCTTCGGATGCCGAGAATTTATACACTGTGCTGTCGGCGAAAACTCTGAATCCGAAGGTACGGGCGATCGCCCGCGCCACCACAGAAGAAGCCGTAAAGAAGTTGCAGCGGGGCGGCGCCGATGCCGTCGTATCCCCCTACATTACCGGCGGAAAGCGCATGGCGGCGGCTGCTTTGCGGCCTCAAGTTATGGATTTTGTAGACGGTGTTTTGACCGGCACCGAGAGTTCTTTTTACATGGAAGAATTTTTGGTCGATCCCAATACTTGTGTCTACGTCGGGCAAACTTTGAGAAATGCCAAGTTGCGATCGCAATCGGGGGCATTGGTTTTAGCAGTGCGGCGCGCTGGCGGGACTTTGATTGTGGGGCCTACCGGAGAAACTGCGATCGAAGGAGGAGATATGCTGATTTGTTTGGGTACTGCGGAACAACTGCGAACTCTCAATCAAATCCTCAGTCCCCTGAGTTTTCGCCTCCCCCGGCCCCCGAACTAATACGATGTCATATCAATTCCGGTTGCACTCCTCTTGACTGTTGACTGTTGACTGTTGACTGTTGACTGTGGGTCGAAAAACTGAATTGTTGAGTGTTAAATGTTGACTCGATTTTATTATTCCAATGCAACCGGAAACGATATGAGATCAAATCCCTTGGCATCGGAATTATTCATCTCTCTCTTCCCTTTCTCTGTATCCTCTGTGTCCTCTGCGGTTTCATCATTCCAATACAACCGGAATTGATATGACAACTGACTGTTTGAACATTTGAACAATACCGATGCAACCGGAAACGATATGAATTTAAAAAATTCACCATCTCCACCACACAAGGATTTAGGGCAAATAAAAATGCTCTCGGCTACTTTGCCCAGAGCATTTTTGAGCAGTTTAACTGCGTTTTGCTACAGATTTGCAACAATCATATACAAGTCATAGACAAAAATCGCTGAAACCCAAAGCCGATGGTGGGATTTGAACCCACGACCGTTCGATTACGAATCGAATACTCTACCCCTGAGCTACATCGGCACAGACAATTTTGGATTATAGCACAACCTAAGCGAAAAAAGCAACGAGTTGTAGAATTTAATTCAAAATTCCACAACTCCTAGCTCACCAACAGTTAAACGGTCACTTCCGTGTCAGTTGAGCCGCCTCTGGCCCCGGAATAAACTAAACCCCGCTGCATATCCAGCGTCAGCATAGTTCCGTCCCGAATTACGCGCGTGGCATTCTTTACGCCCACCATCACCGGCACGCCCAAGCGCAAACCGATAATCGCGGCGTGAGAAGTCAAACTGTCCTCCTCCGTCACCACACCTGCGGCTTTCCGAATCATCTCCACAAAAGCGACGCTTGTGTGTTCCACTACCAAAATTTCTCCAGGGTGGAAATTGCCTACATCTGCTGCAGTGCGAGCAACCCTGGCCAGGCCACTCACCGATCCCAAACCGACACCGGTGCCTTTGCCTAAAACTGCTGTCACTACTTCAACTTTGATCAAATCCGTCGATCCGGCAACCCCTTGCAGAGTACCGGCGGTCATCACCACTAAATCTCCGTCGCAGACTAACTCTTTTTCCTGAGCGACTGTCATGGCAGAGTGAAATGTCTGGCCGGTGGAGGGCAAATCCAGCACCAGCAAGGGTTTGACTCCCCATACTAATTGCAGTTGTCGGGCTACGTCTACGTGAGGAGTAACTGCCAAAATCGGAGTTTTGGGTCGGAACTTCGAGACATTTCGGGCTGTGGCGCCGGTTTTGGTCAGCGTCATGATGGCAGCGGCGTTCAATTGTTCGGAGATTTGGCTGACTGCTTGGCTGATGCCGTTGGGGATCGATCGACCAATATCTTCTACATTCCTAATATTCCGTTTAATTCCTTCTTTCTCCATCCGCACCGCAATTCTCGCCATTGTCGCCACCGCTTCGACGGGGAACTTGCCGACAGCAGTTTCATTCGATAGCATCACTGCATCAGTTCCGTCCAGAATCGCGTTGGCTACGTCGGAAATCTCGGCGCGGGTGGGACGGGGATTGTTGACCATGCTGTCGAGCATCTGGGTAGCGGTAATTACCGGAATACCCAGGCGGTTGGAGGTAGCAATCAGGCGCTTTTGCAAAATCGGCACGTCTTCGGCGGGCAGTTCCACTCCCAAATCCCCGCGGGCGACCATCACGCCGTTGCAAAGGGTGAGAATTTCCTCCATTTGTTCGATCGCCTCGTGCTTTTCGATCTTGGCAATCACCGGTACTTGCTTGCCCGCACTGGCAATGAGCTCTTTAATTTCGAGCACATCTTGGGGATTCCGCACAAAGCTCAGGGCCACCCAATCGACACCTTGGTCGAGGCCGAACATTAAATCTTTGCGGTCTTTATCAGTCAGCGCTTTAATTGACAGGTAAACTCCCGGAAAATTCACGCCTTTGTTGTTGGAAAGCGGCCCGCCGACGACGACGCGGCAGTACAATTCCCGCGCCGCGCGGTCTACTTTTTCCACCAGCATTTCCACTTTCCCGTCGTCTAGCAGAATCATCGATCCCTCTGGAACTTCCTCTGCTAGGGGGTCGTAGGTGACGGAAGAAATGAGTTCGGTGCCGGGAACCGGGCGGCTGGTGAGAATGAAAGGATCGCCGTTTTTGACAACTATAGATCCTGTCTCAAAGCGCCCTAAACGAATTTTCGGCCCTTGGAGGTCTTGGAGGATGGCAACCGGCTGGTTGAGTTCAAAGGATGTTTGCCGGATTAAGCGAATGCTGCGCTGGTGGTCTTCTTCTGTTCCGTGGGAAAAGTTGAGTCGCAAAGTTGTGGCACCGGCTTCTATGAGCTGGCGCAGCACTTGTGGGTCCGAAGTTGCTGGGCCAATGGTGGCGACGATTTTAGTCCGGCGTAGGGCTTTTGGCAATTGCATCAGCGGTGTTCTGGGGAGGCAGGTGGATTTCTTGTTTAAATTTCGGCTAACGTTTCATCTTTGCACTACAAGCAATGACGCTAGTCTCAAGTCTTAAAAATTTTGATAGTCGTCAAAAAAGCAAGTATTGAACAATATATAGAATATCTGACTTTTTACCGATCGGTAATCTTTTCTTGGGTAGCGCCCTGTTTTGCAAATTTTTCCGCTCTCAGGCTTGACATAAATACAGACATACCCATTGATTTTATTTGGTCTGCTCAGCTCTTTTGGCTAATCTAGCACTGGTATCCTTGTACAACAGGAATACTTTCCTGCTTGTGCAGAGGTTAGTTTCTGGCGATCGGACTTTGTTCTTTCATAAAACTTTACTATTGTCCGGCTTGTATCTTATACTACGCAAGAGTGAAATATTAAGGAGTCTTAACAAAGATGTCGGAGGCAGGACGGCCGCTGACAGTGCCGAAAGAGTTTCTGAGTCCTCCCGGTGACTTGAATCCGACACTACTGCTGTTTTTGAGTGCAGTAGTGATTATCGTGGTTTCTTACTTGGGTTTCTGGTATTGGGAATGGCCCCAATGGTGCTGTTTTTTATTGAACGTGTTGGCTTTGCACATGGCGGGAACTGTGATTCACGATGCGTCTCACAATGCGGCCCACCGCGATCGCACGATCAATGCTATTTTGGGACACGGTAGCGCGCTGATGTTGGGTTTTGCATTTCCGGTGTTTACGCGGGTACATATCCAGCATCACGCCCACGTTAACGATCCCGATAACGATCCAGACCATTATGTTTCGACGGGCGGGCCTTTGTGGTTGATTGCTGCGAGGTTTTTTTACCACGAGATATTCTTTTTTAAGCGCAAACTGTGGCGGAAAAATGAACTTTGGGAATGGTTTTTCAGCCGTTTGTTTGTCGTAGCGGTGGTGTATATTGCCATTCTATACGACAAACTAGGTTACGTGATGAATTTTTGGTTTTCTCCTGCTTTGGTGGTGGGGTTGGCCTTGGGGTTATTTTTTGATTATTTGCCGCACCGTCCGTTTCACGAGCGCGATCGTTGGAAAAATGCCAGAGTATATCCTAGCCCTATTCTAAATATCTTGATTTTGGGGCAGAATTATCATCTGATTCATCACTTGTGGCCTTCGATTCCTTGGTACAATTACAAGCCTGCTTATGAGGCTGTGAAGCCACTGTTAGATGAGAAAGGTTCTCCTCAAACTTTGGGAATATTGGAAGGGAAAAAGGACTTTTGGAGTTTTATATATGACATTTTTTTAGGGATTAGGCTGCATCACAAGAAAGCGTCTGATTGACAAAAAACCCGGTTTCTTTGAGAGACCGGGGTTTTTTTGTGTGGCAGAAGGAAGAAGGCAAAGGCAATTGGGGGTAACGGTTTGAGTAGGGAAACGGTAGTGCCTTTGGTGGTGTCAACTTAAGCTTTTAGTCCGCTGGTTCTCCCACCCGGCAGTCCGCCTGGGAATGAATTCCACGGGGCTTATAGCTAAAGTCCTCTCAAAGACGACTGAAGAACTCATTAGTCCTCTTTGAGAGGACTTTCACTTTGAGGCAGGGGTTTCAACCCCTGACGGACTATCGGTTTTACCTTAAGTTGACACGACGAAAGGTACTGCCGCCTCATGACTGTGGGTAAGATTAATTCCGATGCCAGGGGATTTGATATCAATCCCCTCTCGGGGAAGTGGTAAAGGAGACTCAACACCATACGTCAAGATGCCTTGGAAAAAGGAGTTTCAATCCCCTCTCGGGGAAGTGGTAAAGGAGACCGAAGTTACGATAGAGGTTACGGTTAGCGACAGCTAACGTTTCAATCCCCTCTCGGGGAAGTGGTAAAGGAGACATTATTTTTGTATTAGCATTAACACAAAAGCTTCGGGAGATTTGTGTTTCAATCCCCTCTCGGGGAAGTGGTAAAGGAGACTCCAACGCTCTGGTTTGGAAGCCAGGAGATAGTGAAATGTTTCAATCCCCTCTCGGGGAAGTGGTAAAGGAGACTCCGTCAGAAGGGCAAAAAGAAGGGAAAGGTTTTGTTTCAATCCCCTCTCGGGGAAGTGGTAAAGGAGACATTCAAGGAGTCAAATGAATATCGCGACTATCACGTTGCGTTTCAATCCCCTCTCGGGGAAGTGGTAAAGGAGACGAAGGGCATGAACTACAGGGTCGGAAACACTTTGTTTCAATCCCCTCTCGGGGAAGTGGTAAAGGAGACATTTACAAAAGGAGGAGGTTCAAAAAAAAGTCGGGAAAAATCAGGTTTCAATCCCCTCTCGGGGAAGTGGTAAAGGAGACAAACAGAGGATTTTCGTGCCGAGCTTATTACTGTAAGCGTTTCAATCCCCTCTCGGGGAAGTGGTAAAGGAGACACTTTTGGCAAATTTCACAACCTTTAACGGTGATTGGTGTTTCAATCCCCTCTCGGGGAAGTGGTAAAGGAGACATTCAAGGAGACTTCGATGCCGGCACAATGTCGGTGTTTCAATCCCCTCTCGGGGAAGTGGTAAAGGAGACTCTTGACATCTGTTTGAGAGGGGATATTTTTAAACAGTTTCAATCCCCTCTCGGGGAAGTGGTAAAGGAGACACAACTCTACCTTCTGCGAAATTTGTCAAAAAGAAGGTTTCAATCCCCTCTCGGGGAAGTGGTAAAGGAGACTCTGGTGGAGTTAGCTCCACTGGAACCAGCACAATGATGTTTCAATTCCCTCTCGGGGAAGTGGTAAAGGAGACTCTTCGGCCAGGGAGCCTTACCCAGAAAGGGTTTCAAGCCTCAAATCGACGCACCATTTTTTACCTGTCAATAAGACCGTAAAACCTGCAATAAGCTCAGTTGCTTGCAAGCCGTAACCCTTGGTATGAGAGCAATCGACGCACCTCAACGATAAAATCAGGGTTTTGCCGATCGCCCGAGGTGCGTCGATTGACATTCTGCGACACTGAAACTAGCCGCAGATCCAAAATAAAACTATGCAATTTTCAACGTTCTGGAGCGATCGAGCTTTGCAACTCGCAAACTCACAATACACCTTAACCTGCAACTTGTCAACAAGAATGAGAGTCAAATCGGACGAGATCCCTTTTTGAGTTGTCGGGGCGATCGACAAAATCAAAGAAACCGGGTTTTTGCGGTTTTCGTCGGCTGCATGGCATCTTCTGAGGAAAAAACCCGGTTTCTGGGGGCCCGTGAGTCTAGGAATGTTTGACTTTTTGAGTTTTCGGGGGGCGATCGACTTTCACAATCGCCAAGTCTACTTTTCCCCAGCCACCGCCACCGCTAAATTCCTATCGGGGCGCAAATTTTGAGCTCCCCGCAAATAAGGATGATAAATTTCAGTATGTGCCGGCCAGTTAACGAGAATTAAAAACCGGATGCAGCGTTCCAAAGCACCCTCAACGTGCATTTGCTGTACGTCGAGCAAAGCAACATTACACCAGTGAGGACGTTCGCGGGCGATCGCAGCCGGAAACACAGCATCTAAATCACGAGTAGCAGAAAACGTAGCACTAATAATTAATTCGGGATTTATATCATTTTTTGCTTCTAATTCATCTAACAATTCTCTCACCGCTTCTCGAATTGCTGCCACCGAATTCTCGCTAGCAGTAGTTGCCCCACGAATCCCCCGCACTTGCCACTCCACGCAAATTTCCTCCATTTTAGTCAGTTGTCAGTTGTCAGTTGTCAGTTGTTAGTTGTCAGTTGCTAGTTGTCAGTTGCTAGTTGCAATTACCAATTATTAATTACCAATTACCACTGCCAACTGACTACTGCCCACTGCCAACTGACTATTTAATCACGGGCGATACATCCACAGCGGCAAACCGCTAGTAGAAAGCTCGAATTCCAGCAAATTATTGTAAGCCCAAAGCCCGGATATATCCAGACTACTCCCCAAGACGCGATTTAGGAAAGGTTTTTGTTTTTCTAGCGTGCAAGACTCGGTTTTGTCCGGGTCGAGGCCTGCGAGTTCGGCGGCAAGGCGGCGAGCGTCCTCTTCTGTTCCCAGTCGATCGACCAAACCCAATTCTAAGGCTTGCTGACCGGTAAAAACCCGACCGTCGGCAAAACTTTTGACTTTTTCAACAGCCAATGAACGGGCTGCGGCAACGGTTTCCACGAATTGCTGGTAGCTGGTGTCGATCAAGTCTTGCAGAATTTGCTGTTCGGGATCGGTCAATTCTCGATCGAATGCCAAGATATCTTTATACGGCCCCGATTTAATCACCTGAAAAGAAACACCTACTTTTTCTAACAGCCGTTCTAGATTGTTGCCCCGGATAATCACGCCAATGCTGCCGGTAATTGTACCGGGATTAGCAACGATATGCTCGGCTCCCATGCCGATGTAAACTCCGCCAGAAGCTGAAATATTGCCGAAACTGGCGACAATTTTGACTTTTTCGCGCAAACGCTTGAGTGCGCTGTAAATTTCCTGGGAATCGCCGACAGTGCCGCCGGGGCTGTCTATCCGCAGCAGCAGGGCGGGAAATTTGCGTTCTTCAACGGTTTTGAGAGCTTCTAGGACTCGTTTGCGGGTTTCTCCGGCAATGGCTCCGGTGATTTCGATACGGGCGATTTGTTTGCGGTAGCGGGGCTTGAATGGCCAAATCATGGGCTGTGTACAGGCAATGTTACGGATTTTTGTAGCTAACTTCTTATAGTGTGCCTTATTCATCGGGGTAGATGTTGTGCCTGTGTTCGCAACAGGCTTTCGGGGCTGTTCCACCTTGATTTTGTGGAACGGGCCCGAAAGCCTGTTCCTCATGGCCGAGATTTATGCGATCGCACTTAACCCAACATCAATAATATATAATTGTAAAAATTGCTTAACAAATCTACATCATTCTCCTGAGAGCCACTCTCATCAATTATTTGGAGTCTCCGCCATGCAGCTAAAACTTACCGATTCTAAACTGCCTTTTGCCCCGCTGTTGCTAATTGCGCCGTTTTTCCTCTGGGGAACCGCGATGGTAGCGATGAAGGGGGTGATGCCGCACACAACGCCGCTGTTTGTGGCATTCGTGCGTTTAGTACCTGCGGGCGTGTTAGTGCTGCTGGCGGCGGCATTCATGGGAAAACCGCAGCCGCAGGGTTGGAAAGCTTGGCTGTGGATTTCGCTGTTTGCTTTGGTTGACGCTACTTTGTTTCAAGGCTTTTTAGCCGAAGGTTTGGCGAGAACCGGTGCGGGCTTGGGTTCGGTGATGATTGATTCTCAACCGCTAGCTGTGGCGATTTTGTGTTTGTGGCTGTTTCAAGAAAAAATAGGTTTTTGGGGCTGGTTGGGATTAGTTATTGGCGTTGCGGGCATCAGTTTGATCGGGTTGCCCGATGGCTGGATTTTGGGGCTTTTGCATCCTGAAAACGCGCCGGTTTCTGCGGGTATCGAACAGTTGTTTCAGGGTGGAGAATGGTTGATGCTGTTGGCTGCTTTGTCGATGGCTGTGGGTACGGTTTTGGTGCGCTGGGTTTGCCGTTATGTTGACCCGGTGGTGGCGACTGGTTGGCACATGATTTTGGGCGGTTTGCCGCTGTTGGCAATTTCGGCTGCAACTGAGTCTGAGCAGTTTGTGAATATCGATTTTTCCGGCTGGATGGCGTTAGGTTATTCTACCGTGTTCGGAAGTGCGATCGCCTACGGTTTATTCTTTTATTTTGCTTCCAGTGGCAGTCTAACAAGTTTGAGTTCTCTTACCTTTCTTACGCCTGTATTTGCTTTGGTGTTCGGCAACTTGTTGTTGGGCGAAGTCCTCAATCCGCTGCAATCGATGGGAGTTGGGCTGACTTTGGTGAGTATTTATTTGATCAACCAGCGGGATACTTTGGGTGATAAATTGCGAAAAGTGCGGCACGGTGAAGCGAGTGCAGAAGTTGAAACAGCAGGATTGTTAGAGTCGTCTGATTTGAATTCTGTAGAATTACCCGTGCAGTTGCGGGTTAGCGAACTGGAATCAGAAGTTTAGCGCTTTGAGAAATTTAGGGAGAATTGGTTAATTCTTGAATTAACTGATTTGGAGTTACAATCCTAGGAGTAATAACCGGAAAATCTCGCGGGTTGCGGGTGACAATGGCATCAATTCGATTGATTACAGCAGTGCTGTACTGAATCGCATCTTCAAAATCCTTGAAGTTGCAAGTTAATGCCATTGAAATAACTGAGTTATCTACTGTTGCGACTTGACAAAATGTGGCTAACTGCCGCCAAAAATCCAGCGTCCAATCGCGGCCTCTGTCTCTGCGGATAATATAGTAAAGATAGCTAAAAGTAGAGGCTGAAATATAGCCTTGAATTTGTGCTTCTTCAGCTAAGGTTAAAATGCGATCGCTCTCAGCAGAGAAAGGTTCTCGCTCAAGCGCAACATCTACTATTATATTGGTGTCTATCAGGATTTTCACAAGTTATGTTTTTCCTTTAAATATTCCCATTTTGCTTGTTTGTCTGGATCTTCAAAATCCAGCGGTTCCGGTACAGCATCTCGATCGAATAAACCTTGAAATGCCTTCACGTTAGTTTTAAACTTTTTTTTAGCTGCTTCAGGTGCGATCGCATTTTCTGACGCGCTGACTTGTTTAACCGTATCAGGTAGCTGCAAGACGATGATTTCTACATCTCCCGGCGGCATATCCACGGATTCCAAAACTACCAAGTTGCCAGTTGCATCGATTTTACCTCTAAGTTTGTATGCTTGCATGGTAATCTCCGATAACTATGTTTCTATTATAGGACATAACAACCTGCTGCATTACCAATCCTCTTCACCACCAATCTTAATATCTCTGCTTTTAATCTCTTCTATAAAAAAGTTTAAACTGGGATTTTCTGGGTAATGGTTCATCAAAACTTTATGCTTGCGATAGGGTTTTGAAATTATTCGATAATATTCAGGATTTTTAGCATCGATCCTAAACTTGTGTTTTTTATAAACTTGCGGATTTAAAGTATCGAGACAGTTCTTAAATTGAGATTTTTTCTTTTTGTCGGTATAATACAGTGGAAGCAACCAACACTCTATAGAATGTACGGAGATGGCAAATATAATTTTTTGTTGATATTTGCTGTAAAAATTATCGCCTATCGCACTTCTAAACTTTTCAATAACTTTTGCAATTAACTGCTGGGGAGTAAACTCACCGTTTTCATCTTGCTTGGGGATATTATAATCTTCTGAAACATCCGTATCGATTTGGATAATGATATAGTCAATAAATTGCAAGGCTTCTTGAAAATCTCTTGACTTACAATAATTAAAAACTAGAGTCCAGCCGCCGTATGTGGATTTATTCTCATTGTCTTTATCTCTTTCTGGTTGAAGTTGTCTGATATCTAAATCTGGACTATTGAAATATCCAGCTAAAATATTCTCAATAACAATCTGGTCAGTAAGTCCCTCTGTAACCAATCCAAAACTAATCATATTAAAAATTTTTAGGAAGTCCGCCGATATAGCCCCTCAAAAATGCCTCTGATAATTCTACTGGTTCTTGGCCCTCTAGAGGTTTGGGGCCCAGAATGCGTCTGGCTTTAGTATAACCTAATTGGTTGCGAGAAATCACAAGCAGTCGCTGTTCGTCATCCTCTAAATCCAAACCGTCCAAAACTGCCGGGTTGTGGGTTGTAAAGATGACTTGTTTATCATGTTTCTTGGCTAGTTCGACTAATTCTTGCATTAATCGGCGGCACAATCTGGGGTTAAGAGAAGCATCAATGTTATCAATTGCAAAAAATTTGGGAGTGATATCGCTGATAAACAAGGTAAAGTAAAACAGTAACAATAAAAAGCCTTCATTCGAGCTTCTTTGGTCGAAATAACTTAAATCCTTATCTAAGTACCTATCTTGGATTTGGATAGAAGTTTGCATTGCTGCTAAATTTTGAGGAACTTCAAAATCTTTAAACCAATCTATTAAGCGCAGCTTTTGTTTGATTTCATCAAGCTTGTCTTGATTTTTATCTGAATTCAAAAAGTTAATAAGTTTAAATAGACCTTCACCCTTAATGCCTAATGGTTGAATTTGACCTTCTTTTTCAAAAGTTCTTAAGGCTTGGTTTTCAGGAGAATAAATTATAAAATTATTGAGAGAAATTATCAGCGAAAA of Oscillatoria nigro-viridis PCC 7112 contains these proteins:
- a CDS encoding potassium channel family protein, coding for MYSTLEKKYQRLQKDLMGGVLALGGIVCTGTLWYWQVEKWPLLDAAYMTVFTLATVGYGELHPLGQRGRMFTICLILMGVIVIGFIVNRFTEALIQGYFQEGARIRQQRRLVDSLIGHYILCGFGRTGRQIALEFQAENIPFVVIDSAVPSVEAALALGYTAVQGDATLDETLLNVGIDRAICIVAALPSDAENLYTVLSAKTLNPKVRAIARATTEEAVKKLQRGGADAVVSPYITGGKRMAAAALRPQVMDFVDGVLTGTESSFYMEEFLVDPNTCVYVGQTLRNAKLRSQSGALVLAVRRAGGTLIVGPTGETAIEGGDMLICLGTAEQLRTLNQILSPLSFRLPRPPN
- the pyk gene encoding pyruvate kinase yields the protein MQLPKALRRTKIVATIGPATSDPQVLRQLIEAGATTLRLNFSHGTEEDHQRSIRLIRQTSFELNQPVAILQDLQGPKIRLGRFETGSIVVKNGDPFILTSRPVPGTELISSVTYDPLAEEVPEGSMILLDDGKVEMLVEKVDRAARELYCRVVVGGPLSNNKGVNFPGVYLSIKALTDKDRKDLMFGLDQGVDWVALSFVRNPQDVLEIKELIASAGKQVPVIAKIEKHEAIEQMEEILTLCNGVMVARGDLGVELPAEDVPILQKRLIATSNRLGIPVITATQMLDSMVNNPRPTRAEISDVANAILDGTDAVMLSNETAVGKFPVEAVATMARIAVRMEKEGIKRNIRNVEDIGRSIPNGISQAVSQISEQLNAAAIMTLTKTGATARNVSKFRPKTPILAVTPHVDVARQLQLVWGVKPLLVLDLPSTGQTFHSAMTVAQEKELVCDGDLVVMTAGTLQGVAGSTDLIKVEVVTAVLGKGTGVGLGSVSGLARVARTAADVGNFHPGEILVVEHTSVAFVEMIRKAAGVVTEEDSLTSHAAIIGLRLGVPVMVGVKNATRVIRDGTMLTLDMQRGLVYSGARGGSTDTEVTV
- the crtR gene encoding beta-carotene hydroxylase produces the protein MSEAGRPLTVPKEFLSPPGDLNPTLLLFLSAVVIIVVSYLGFWYWEWPQWCCFLLNVLALHMAGTVIHDASHNAAHRDRTINAILGHGSALMLGFAFPVFTRVHIQHHAHVNDPDNDPDHYVSTGGPLWLIAARFFYHEIFFFKRKLWRKNELWEWFFSRLFVVAVVYIAILYDKLGYVMNFWFSPALVVGLALGLFFDYLPHRPFHERDRWKNARVYPSPILNILILGQNYHLIHHLWPSIPWYNYKPAYEAVKPLLDEKGSPQTLGILEGKKDFWSFIYDIFLGIRLHHKKASD
- the aroH gene encoding chorismate mutase, which codes for MEEICVEWQVRGIRGATTASENSVAAIREAVRELLDELEAKNDINPELIISATFSATRDLDAVFPAAIARERPHWCNVALLDVQQMHVEGALERCIRFLILVNWPAHTEIYHPYLRGAQNLRPDRNLAVAVAGEK
- the sppA gene encoding signal peptide peptidase SppA, whose translation is MIWPFKPRYRKQIARIEITGAIAGETRKRVLEALKTVEERKFPALLLRIDSPGGTVGDSQEIYSALKRLREKVKIVASFGNISASGGVYIGMGAEHIVANPGTITGSIGVIIRGNNLERLLEKVGVSFQVIKSGPYKDILAFDRELTDPEQQILQDLIDTSYQQFVETVAAARSLAVEKVKSFADGRVFTGQQALELGLVDRLGTEEDARRLAAELAGLDPDKTESCTLEKQKPFLNRVLGSSLDISGLWAYNNLLEFELSTSGLPLWMYRP
- a CDS encoding DMT family transporter, giving the protein MQLKLTDSKLPFAPLLLIAPFFLWGTAMVAMKGVMPHTTPLFVAFVRLVPAGVLVLLAAAFMGKPQPQGWKAWLWISLFALVDATLFQGFLAEGLARTGAGLGSVMIDSQPLAVAILCLWLFQEKIGFWGWLGLVIGVAGISLIGLPDGWILGLLHPENAPVSAGIEQLFQGGEWLMLLAALSMAVGTVLVRWVCRYVDPVVATGWHMILGGLPLLAISAATESEQFVNIDFSGWMALGYSTVFGSAIAYGLFFYFASSGSLTSLSSLTFLTPVFALVFGNLLLGEVLNPLQSMGVGLTLVSIYLINQRDTLGDKLRKVRHGEASAEVETAGLLESSDLNSVELPVQLRVSELESEV
- a CDS encoding type II toxin-antitoxin system VapC family toxin, giving the protein MKILIDTNIIVDVALEREPFSAESDRILTLAEEAQIQGYISASTFSYLYYIIRRDRGRDWTLDFWRQLATFCQVATVDNSVISMALTCNFKDFEDAIQYSTAVINRIDAIVTRNPRDFPVITPRIVTPNQLIQELTNSP
- a CDS encoding AAA family ATPase, producing the protein MIGEVRIENYKSIQKLKLELGRVTVLIGENGCGKSNILEAIALASAAADDKLDNEFLASRGIRVTEPQFMRSAFEIDNLIKDIKIDLKGNEVQPFSCILQNDNSPYSQWVRKNFLGDLETFLKTAVKSVSDKYGGDEKIRSILLGEETNFSQQELSKFAKELQSFSLIISLNNFIIYSPENQALRTFEKEGQIQPLGIKGEGLFKLINFLNSDKNQDKLDEIKQKLRLIDWFKDFEVPQNLAAMQTSIQIQDRYLDKDLSYFDQRSSNEGFLLLLFYFTLFISDITPKFFAIDNIDASLNPRLCRRLMQELVELAKKHDKQVIFTTHNPAVLDGLDLEDDEQRLLVISRNQLGYTKARRILGPKPLEGQEPVELSEAFLRGYIGGLPKNF